One Hevea brasiliensis isolate MT/VB/25A 57/8 chromosome 5, ASM3005281v1, whole genome shotgun sequence genomic region harbors:
- the LOC110634363 gene encoding uncharacterized protein LOC110634363 produces the protein MGNCLVLQEKVIKVMKPDGKILEYKAPIRVQQVLSDFSGHAISDSLHAFQHHLPDTKLLGGNLYYLVPLPLPSPQAKKKVRFSIPEDGDKKEKRAVRIKLIISKQELQEMLQKEGVSADSVFSQLQDQQRVERVDDTSDTDNNHKGYWKPVLESIPEIY, from the coding sequence ATGGGGAATTGCTTAGTCCTGCAAGAAAAGGTTATCAAGGTCATGAAACCAGATGGGAAGATCCTTGAATATAAAGCACCAATCAGAGTTCAGCAAGTACTTTCAGATTTTTCTGGTCATGCAATTTCTGATTCACTTCACGCTTTCCAGCATCACCTGCCAGATACAAAATTACTTGGTGGTAACTTGTACTATCTTGTTCCTCTTCCTTTGCCATCTCCACAAGCTAAGAAGAAAGTAAGATTTTCCATTCCAGAAGATGGagataaaaaagaaaagagagcAGTAAGAATTAAATTGATCATCAGTAAGCAAGAACTGCAAGAAATGCTGCAGAAGGAAGGAGTTTCGGCTGATTCTGTGTTTTCTCAGCTTCAGGATCAACAGAGAGTAGAAAGAGTTGATGATACATCTGATACTGATAATAACCATAAAGGTTATTGGAAACCTGTACTAGAAAGCATACCTGAAATATACTAG